A portion of the Novosphingobium sp. KA1 genome contains these proteins:
- a CDS encoding glutathione S-transferase family protein, with translation MWHIFQFPLCPFSRKVRLLMAEKGIAYELQTARPWEGEDRLFAMNPAGRTPVVREAERNIVLSDSRAICEYFEETVDRNPQISGTAQQRAEIRRLVAMFDENFFNDVSGPLLHERMKKRLVLRQSPDAKILRESMKLAHDYLDYIDYLIDNRPWLAGSTMTLADLTAAAQISVADYLGGLDWSSHEQARGWYLVMKSRPSFRPLLSERMEVIQPPSHYAEVDA, from the coding sequence ATGTGGCACATCTTCCAGTTCCCGCTCTGCCCCTTTAGCCGCAAGGTCCGGCTGCTGATGGCCGAGAAGGGCATCGCCTATGAACTTCAGACCGCGCGTCCGTGGGAGGGTGAGGACAGGCTCTTCGCGATGAACCCGGCGGGCCGCACGCCGGTCGTGCGCGAGGCGGAGCGCAATATCGTCCTGTCGGACAGCCGGGCGATCTGCGAATATTTCGAGGAGACGGTGGACCGGAACCCGCAGATCAGCGGAACCGCCCAGCAGCGCGCGGAAATCCGCCGTCTGGTTGCCATGTTCGACGAGAACTTCTTCAACGACGTCTCGGGCCCGCTGCTGCACGAGCGCATGAAGAAGCGGCTGGTCCTGCGCCAGTCGCCCGATGCCAAGATCCTGCGCGAATCCATGAAGCTCGCGCACGATTATCTCGATTACATCGACTATCTGATCGATAATCGCCCCTGGCTGGCGGGGTCGACGATGACCCTGGCGGATCTCACCGCCGCGGCGCAGATTTCCGTGGCGGATTATCTCGGCGGCCTCGACTGGTCGAGCCACGAGCAGGCGCGCGGCTGGTACCTGGTGATGAAGTCGCGCCCCTCGTTCCGTCCGCTGCTCAGCGAACGCATGGAAGTGATCCAGCCGCCGAGCCACTACGCCGAAGTCGACGCCTGA
- a CDS encoding complex I NDUFA9 subunit family protein, giving the protein MSQGNPESVSGAKPLSGRERLSGRERLSGKVVTVLGGTGFLGRHLAQELFEREARVRIASRNPDKAWAIKPLGNLGQIQFARVDVTKLDSLARVLAGSDAVVNLVGAFTGDLDAVQGSGAGRIAAAAKAAGAQAFVHVSAIGADAGSDVAYARTKAEGEQAVLSEFPGATVIRPSILFGPDDNFVMMFGSLIARARVLPVFAPEAKLQPVFVDDVAAAIAVALTAPEVHGGKTFELAGPEVISMLDLNTRIMVAENRERTLMPMPDALASLIAALPGTPISTDQLKLLKAGSVASGLLPGLAELGVAARPLGLFLDRWMTQFRQHGRFGAKPART; this is encoded by the coding sequence ATGAGCCAAGGCAACCCCGAATCCGTTTCCGGCGCAAAACCCCTTTCCGGCCGAGAACGCCTTTCCGGCCGAGAACGCCTTTCCGGTAAAGTCGTCACCGTGCTGGGCGGCACTGGATTTCTTGGCAGGCATCTGGCGCAGGAACTGTTCGAACGCGAAGCCCGCGTCCGCATCGCCAGCCGTAACCCGGACAAGGCCTGGGCCATCAAGCCGCTCGGCAACCTTGGCCAGATCCAGTTCGCCCGCGTGGACGTGACCAAGCTGGATTCGCTCGCGCGGGTGCTGGCCGGGTCGGATGCCGTCGTGAACCTCGTGGGTGCCTTCACGGGCGATCTCGATGCGGTCCAGGGCAGCGGTGCCGGCCGGATCGCGGCAGCCGCCAAGGCAGCCGGAGCGCAGGCCTTCGTGCATGTCTCGGCAATTGGCGCCGATGCCGGGTCGGACGTGGCCTATGCCCGCACCAAGGCCGAAGGCGAACAGGCCGTCCTTTCCGAATTTCCCGGCGCCACGGTAATCCGCCCGTCGATCCTGTTCGGGCCGGACGACAATTTCGTTATGATGTTCGGCAGCCTCATCGCCCGCGCCCGGGTGCTGCCGGTATTCGCCCCCGAGGCGAAACTTCAGCCGGTCTTTGTCGACGATGTCGCTGCTGCGATTGCCGTTGCCCTGACCGCTCCCGAGGTGCATGGCGGCAAGACTTTCGAACTGGCCGGGCCCGAAGTGATCTCGATGCTCGATCTCAACACGCGAATCATGGTGGCCGAGAACCGCGAACGCACGCTGATGCCCATGCCGGACGCCCTGGCAAGCCTGATCGCCGCCCTGCCCGGCACGCCGATCAGCACCGACCAGTTGAAACTGCTCAAGGCTGGCAGCGTCGCCAGCGGCTTGCTGCCGGGACTTGCCGAGCTGGGCGTGGCCGCGCGGCCCCTGGGCCTGTTCCTCGATCGCTGGATGACGCAGTTCCGCCAACACGGCCGTTTCGGGGCCAAGCCCGCCCGCACCTGA